One stretch of Caldalkalibacillus salinus DNA includes these proteins:
- a CDS encoding carbohydrate ABC transporter permease has translation MGGEKKKFWLYISPWLFGFVVFIAGPMVVSMYLSFTAYDVLTPARWVGFDNYIQLLNHERFWDALGNTLFYTFVGVPLHVVLGLSISILLLRAIPGINMFRTAFYLPSIFGGVAILLLWNFMLAPGTNGQNVGLINGLLGMVGIDGPGWSSSEAWAKPAVILVKLWGVGGSILIYLPALASVPRDLLEAADIDGASPFKRFVSVTLPCISPAVFFTATMEIINTFKMFIEPMIIPGLNPAWTDTLMILLYNNAFEYFRMGYASAIAWVMFIFIMGLTLVNLYFAKRWVYYDSK, from the coding sequence ATGGGAGGGGAAAAGAAAAAGTTTTGGCTGTACATATCGCCTTGGCTATTTGGATTTGTCGTATTTATAGCCGGTCCAATGGTCGTTTCTATGTATTTGAGTTTTACGGCTTATGATGTGCTGACGCCGGCACGATGGGTGGGCTTCGATAATTATATTCAATTATTAAATCATGAGCGCTTTTGGGATGCATTAGGCAATACGCTGTTTTATACGTTCGTCGGTGTCCCCTTACATGTGGTCTTAGGTCTTTCCATATCGATTTTATTGTTACGAGCGATACCGGGCATCAATATGTTCCGCACCGCTTTTTATCTCCCCTCTATCTTTGGCGGAGTGGCCATTCTACTGTTATGGAACTTTATGCTAGCGCCGGGGACAAACGGACAGAACGTAGGTTTAATCAATGGTCTGCTTGGCATGGTGGGTATAGACGGCCCCGGTTGGTCGAGTAGTGAAGCTTGGGCTAAGCCCGCTGTGATTTTAGTCAAACTGTGGGGCGTAGGCGGTAGCATCCTCATATATTTACCCGCATTGGCCAGTGTGCCCAGGGATCTTTTAGAAGCGGCGGATATTGATGGCGCGTCACCGTTTAAAAGGTTTGTATCTGTGACCTTGCCTTGTATCAGCCCAGCGGTGTTTTTCACAGCCACCATGGAGATCATCAATACGTTCAAAATGTTCATAGAGCCCATGATTATTCCAGGCTTAAATCCAGCATGGACCGACACGCTGATGATCCTCCTGTATAATAACGCGTTTGAGTATTTTCGAATGGGATATGCTTCAGCGATCGCCTGGGTGATGTTTATCTTCATTATGGGGTTAACCCTCGTTAATCTCTATTTCGCAAAGAGGTGGGTCTACTATGATTCCAAATAA
- a CDS encoding carbohydrate ABC transporter permease, whose protein sequence is MIPNNKPVSSNQKAQTLKDLPLLKSKEKVLLLLRYLVLVSATILFMLPLVWTISGSLKPSSEIFTVPIKWIPSAFQWENYVNMFTAFPMVRYALNSMIIVFFNILLVTISSFVVAYGFARFHHPLNGPLFLVVLATMMIPEQVTLVPQFLMFSWLGWVNTYLPLIVPSAFGAAFNIFLMRQFILTIPRELDESAYIDGCHSFQILTKIIAPLCLPIIVTVGIFTFNFHWNDFLGPLIYLSDPNLFPLQLGLYSLDGERQGITDYGLLFAASVTALIPPLVLFAFLQKHIMSGIKLGGSVKG, encoded by the coding sequence ATGATTCCAAATAATAAACCGGTCTCCTCAAATCAAAAAGCGCAAACGCTTAAAGACCTGCCATTATTAAAAAGCAAAGAAAAAGTGTTGCTCCTACTGAGGTACCTGGTACTGGTCAGTGCCACGATATTATTTATGCTTCCTCTCGTTTGGACGATTTCAGGCTCCTTAAAGCCGTCGAGCGAGATATTCACCGTCCCCATAAAATGGATTCCGAGTGCCTTCCAGTGGGAAAATTACGTGAACATGTTCACTGCGTTTCCCATGGTGCGTTACGCCTTGAACAGTATGATCATTGTATTTTTTAACATTCTACTCGTCACGATTTCATCCTTTGTTGTAGCTTATGGATTTGCTAGATTTCATCATCCTCTAAACGGCCCTTTATTCTTGGTTGTCCTGGCCACGATGATGATCCCGGAACAGGTCACGCTCGTTCCGCAGTTCCTGATGTTTTCCTGGCTAGGGTGGGTCAATACGTATCTGCCCCTGATTGTACCCAGTGCGTTTGGGGCGGCCTTTAACATATTTCTGATGCGACAATTTATCCTGACGATTCCCCGTGAACTAGATGAATCAGCCTACATTGATGGGTGCCATTCCTTTCAAATTTTAACGAAGATCATCGCCCCTCTCTGTTTGCCCATTATCGTCACGGTCGGTATCTTCACTTTTAACTTTCACTGGAATGACTTCTTAGGCCCGTTAATTTACTTAAGTGATCCTAATCTATTTCCTTTACAGCTCGGTCTATATTCACTAGATGGAGAACGGCAAGGGATTACGGACTACGGCTTGTTGTTTGCAGCATCCGTGACGGCCCTGATTCCACCTCTCGTCCTCTTTGCCTTTTTACAGAAGCATATCATGAGCGGGATCAAGCTAGGAGGGTCAGTGAAAGGCTAG
- a CDS encoding beta-galactosidase, with protein MSTLPDTQKTVYMNRDGIYINHQPVIILCSSLFYFRIPQGLWKDRLQKVKEAGYNCIDVYFPWNFHEVKKGKWDFTGDRDVAQFLQLAADEGLWVMARPGPYICSEWDGGGLPAYLFTENLTVRDHDSLYLAYVSEWFEQIMPILKKYEVGQQGTIMAIQLENELDFYPTADREGYMTALRQMAEEHHIAVPLLACAGQGDLYGATGDVQGVMPACNFYPHDQDPQFETSVYHHYRELQKRHHPLCVTETNRTHFLLKRLLSVGTKLLGPYNQVSGTDFGFSNSINNWGQPLAFMTSDYNFGGMVTPEGTRTEEFYEGRLLSQFIHALGSSLAEAHPVQDQSIRLETQMTPNAQGPYRLTLKGGGSVLFIPNLDDQAHQVVIKHGEVTLPQQTTFTISPHRCAMVLYDVPLTLWGLPGVLSSTAELGLVQQQDETKYTMLFHTEHEAELSLTLPQGTNVVSQGMGVTREGETWRLTFSALSQDTSLSDQRVSIEYEDGTCLFIIGTSREQAKTVNGITSDGELIHMRADEMRTEGPTLEEKATTQKEHHLTDKVESDPVVTSWSYKPINEASWLSDAPHVSHAMPLEQRGYLRGYGWYTCRYHNEGLRPIKGILLHEASDVVSLYANDDYHGTVTPGGGDYFYALPSSAKDLNLRLRTEIWGHTNFHAPLLPALAMNALKGIRGLTIVHRYEDINDGWAYLPVETERAHVPVYHPQDVNWKRANYDGFLTSAQPKRGYYHTRRTFEGHDTRHILHFKGINAKAKCYIDGSYISGINPLNPFVNISPYIQHNNAHDIVIYLEQHYGESGGKISLLSGREAQDWRMFGMDEDALVQKMKEACLQEREHGEYGSGKGLHDRHHHECDPRHAHSKPNGDEGALPLRVPPGQIGCLSSCELQRSAHASGCFMLYPKGKNVKVTAIFNERIVGRVWLPSQARPTFSGGRQDSIYLPRPLWKTAGNELHFLVEAIDRKEEGTIEELRFEEVTQDIQKG; from the coding sequence ATGTCAACATTACCAGACACACAAAAGACCGTTTATATGAACAGGGATGGCATTTATATTAATCATCAGCCTGTGATCATATTATGTAGTTCGCTCTTTTATTTCCGGATTCCTCAAGGTCTATGGAAAGACCGTTTACAAAAGGTGAAAGAAGCAGGTTACAACTGTATTGATGTATATTTTCCTTGGAACTTTCACGAAGTTAAAAAAGGAAAGTGGGATTTTACAGGAGATAGAGATGTGGCGCAATTTCTCCAGCTGGCTGCTGATGAAGGCTTGTGGGTGATGGCGAGACCCGGGCCGTATATCTGCTCAGAATGGGACGGAGGAGGGTTGCCCGCCTACTTATTCACCGAAAATCTCACCGTTAGGGATCATGATTCTCTATATCTCGCATACGTGTCAGAATGGTTTGAGCAGATTATGCCAATTCTCAAAAAATATGAAGTGGGCCAACAGGGCACGATTATGGCCATACAACTGGAAAATGAACTAGATTTCTACCCTACGGCAGATAGAGAAGGTTATATGACTGCGTTACGGCAAATGGCTGAGGAGCACCATATCGCCGTTCCCCTGTTAGCCTGTGCCGGTCAAGGGGATCTTTATGGTGCAACAGGAGATGTACAAGGGGTGATGCCGGCTTGTAACTTTTATCCTCATGATCAAGATCCCCAATTCGAAACGAGCGTCTACCACCATTATCGTGAACTACAAAAAAGACATCATCCATTATGCGTGACGGAAACGAATCGCACGCATTTTCTACTAAAACGCCTGCTTTCAGTCGGAACGAAGCTACTTGGACCGTATAATCAAGTGTCTGGGACTGATTTTGGCTTTTCGAATAGCATTAACAACTGGGGCCAGCCGTTAGCTTTTATGACCTCAGATTATAACTTCGGTGGGATGGTGACGCCTGAGGGCACGCGTACGGAAGAATTTTATGAGGGACGCCTTCTCAGTCAATTCATTCACGCCTTAGGTTCGTCCTTAGCAGAGGCGCACCCAGTACAAGACCAGTCTATTCGCCTAGAGACACAGATGACACCCAACGCTCAAGGCCCATATCGTTTAACGTTAAAAGGGGGTGGAAGCGTGTTATTCATTCCAAATCTCGATGACCAAGCCCATCAGGTGGTTATTAAGCATGGAGAAGTGACTCTCCCCCAACAAACAACCTTTACGATTTCCCCTCATCGCTGTGCCATGGTCTTATATGATGTCCCACTCACACTATGGGGCCTGCCCGGTGTGCTGAGTTCAACTGCGGAGCTAGGGCTGGTGCAACAACAGGATGAAACAAAGTACACCATGCTCTTCCACACGGAGCACGAGGCAGAATTATCCCTCACGCTACCCCAGGGAACCAACGTGGTGTCCCAGGGTATGGGAGTGACACGAGAGGGAGAGACATGGCGATTGACCTTCTCAGCGTTATCACAGGACACGTCCCTCTCAGACCAGAGAGTCAGCATCGAGTATGAAGACGGAACGTGCCTGTTCATTATCGGGACGTCACGTGAGCAAGCGAAAACAGTGAATGGGATCACCTCGGACGGAGAGCTCATCCACATGAGAGCGGATGAGATGAGAACGGAGGGGCCAACACTTGAGGAAAAAGCGACGACCCAAAAAGAACATCATCTGACTGATAAGGTTGAATCCGACCCCGTTGTCACGTCGTGGTCATATAAGCCAATTAATGAAGCTTCCTGGCTATCAGACGCCCCACATGTGTCTCATGCGATGCCTTTAGAACAACGGGGTTACCTTCGCGGCTATGGCTGGTACACGTGTCGTTATCACAATGAGGGGTTACGCCCGATTAAAGGTATACTCTTGCATGAGGCGAGTGATGTCGTTTCCTTATATGCCAATGATGATTACCATGGGACGGTCACCCCAGGCGGTGGTGATTACTTTTATGCACTGCCATCGAGTGCAAAGGATCTCAACCTGCGTTTACGTACAGAAATCTGGGGACACACCAACTTTCACGCTCCGTTATTGCCTGCGTTAGCCATGAATGCCTTAAAGGGCATCAGGGGCCTGACTATCGTTCACCGGTATGAAGACATCAATGATGGTTGGGCGTATCTGCCTGTGGAAACGGAAAGGGCTCACGTGCCTGTTTATCACCCCCAAGATGTGAACTGGAAGAGAGCAAACTATGATGGTTTCCTAACCAGTGCACAACCGAAAAGGGGTTACTACCACACGAGAAGAACGTTTGAGGGCCATGATACACGACATATCCTACATTTTAAGGGCATCAATGCCAAAGCAAAGTGCTATATAGACGGGAGTTATATAAGTGGGATTAACCCTCTCAACCCTTTTGTGAATATTTCACCCTATATACAGCATAACAATGCTCATGACATTGTCATCTACCTAGAACAGCATTACGGAGAATCGGGAGGAAAGATAAGCCTGTTGTCTGGACGTGAGGCACAAGACTGGCGGATGTTTGGGATGGATGAAGACGCACTCGTTCAGAAGATGAAAGAGGCATGTCTTCAAGAACGAGAGCACGGTGAATATGGGAGCGGTAAGGGTCTTCATGATCGTCATCATCATGAGTGTGACCCCCGACACGCTCACAGTAAGCCAAACGGAGACGAGGGAGCGCTCCCTCTGAGGGTGCCCCCAGGGCAAATCGGTTGCCTCTCAAGTTGTGAATTACAACGCAGTGCCCATGCATCTGGCTGCTTCATGCTGTATCCCAAAGGGAAAAATGTCAAAGTGACCGCGATCTTTAATGAACGGATTGTCGGCAGAGTATGGCTACCCTCTCAGGCTAGACCCACCTTCAGTGGTGGAAGACAGGACAGCATCTACTTACCGCGTCCCTTGTGGAAGACGGCAGGGAACGAGCTACACTTTCTTGTTGAAGCGATTGATCGGAAAGAGGAAGGCACTATAGAAGAGCTGCGTTTTGAAGAGGTTACACAGGACATACAGAAAGGGTGA
- a CDS encoding glycoside hydrolase family 88 protein: MVKTEVWVEEAWQNIIQKINNTSRIIGAQFPHVSVEGKYECAEPHWWTAGFWPGQLWLIYRDTQDESLKTIAEACERKLDQVIMDYTRLDHDMGFMWTLTSVARYKLLGAEDAKRRALLVANLLMGRYNANGHFIRAWNPWFEGDENTGYAIIDSAMNLPLLFWASRETDDPRFRSVAIRHANTILDHFIEADGAVHHIVHFDPETGEKVESLRGQGYAPHSAWSRGTAWAIYGLTLCYTYTQEMKYLQAAKRVAHFFLSHLPDDFVPPWDFRLPADVTPYRDSSAGAIAAPGLLLLAEQVSSIEAHIYQRAAENILQSLYVNYGAWDDPQEEGLIRHGTSHYPQQKHLDNPLIYGDYFFVEGIARLKGDQDVFWS; this comes from the coding sequence ATGGTCAAAACGGAAGTGTGGGTTGAGGAAGCTTGGCAAAATATTATTCAAAAAATTAACAATACGAGTCGAATCATCGGTGCGCAATTCCCGCATGTGAGTGTTGAAGGAAAATATGAGTGTGCGGAGCCGCATTGGTGGACAGCCGGTTTCTGGCCGGGACAATTATGGCTGATTTATCGCGATACGCAAGACGAATCATTGAAAACCATCGCGGAAGCGTGTGAGCGCAAGCTGGATCAAGTGATCATGGATTATACCCGCTTAGATCATGATATGGGGTTTATGTGGACTTTAACCAGTGTAGCGAGATATAAGCTTCTGGGAGCAGAAGATGCCAAACGGCGGGCATTATTGGTGGCCAATCTCCTGATGGGACGCTATAATGCGAACGGTCACTTCATCCGGGCCTGGAACCCCTGGTTTGAAGGTGATGAGAATACAGGGTATGCCATTATCGATTCTGCCATGAATTTGCCCTTATTATTTTGGGCCTCACGGGAAACGGACGATCCCAGATTCAGAAGTGTGGCAATCAGGCATGCGAACACAATCCTCGATCACTTTATCGAGGCGGACGGAGCCGTTCATCATATTGTCCATTTTGATCCGGAAACAGGGGAGAAAGTGGAAAGTCTAAGAGGCCAAGGTTATGCCCCACATTCGGCATGGTCGCGTGGGACGGCCTGGGCTATTTACGGGTTAACGCTATGCTACACATATACACAAGAGATGAAATATTTGCAGGCTGCCAAGCGCGTGGCCCATTTCTTTCTCTCTCATTTACCCGATGACTTTGTTCCCCCTTGGGATTTTCGTCTTCCTGCTGATGTCACGCCTTACCGTGATTCATCGGCAGGGGCCATTGCCGCGCCCGGGTTATTACTTTTAGCTGAACAAGTGTCATCTATAGAAGCGCACATTTATCAACGTGCTGCAGAAAACATACTCCAGTCTTTATATGTGAACTACGGCGCCTGGGACGATCCCCAGGAGGAGGGGCTCATTCGTCATGGTACGAGTCACTATCCACAACAAAAACATCTAGATAACCCCCTTATTTATGGTGACTACTTTTTTGTAGAAGGGATAGCGAGGTTAAAAGGTGACCAGGACGTGTTTTGGTCGTAG